The sequence below is a genomic window from Flavobacterium sediminilitoris.
AGCAAAATATCCTGAATTTTATGATGAAAACTCACCAACAGTTAGAGTAGGAGGAGCTATTACAAAGAATTTTGATACTATTCAGCATGAATATAGAATGTATTCTTTAGATAATTCTTATTCGAAAGAAGATTTACTAGATTGGCAAACACGATGTCAAAAAATATTAGGTGATGTTGATTTAGAATTTACTTGTGAGTTGAAATATGATGGAGCTTCAATAAGTATTCAATATGAAAATGGTAAATTAAAGCGAGCAGTTACTCGTGGAGATGGTTTTCAAGGAGATGATGTTACAAATAATGTTAAAACAATAAAATCGGTTCCTATAAAATTAAAAAATGATTTTCCAGAGAAATTTGAAATTAGAGGAGAAATAATTCTTCCTTTTTTAGGCTTTGAGAAAATGAATCAAGAGTTAATTGAAATAGGAGAAACACCTTATTCAAACCCTAGAAATACTGCTTCAGGAAGTTTGAAATTGCAAAATAGTGCAGAAGTTGCTAAAAGACCATTAGACTGTTTGTTGTATACTTTGGTAGGGAATAATTTACCTATTAAATCTCAATTTGAAGGATTACAAAAAGCAAGAGATTGGGGTTTTAAAGTACCAAATGAATCTAAATTGGTAAAAAGTATAAATGAAGTTTTTGAATTTATTAATTATTGGGATACACACCGTCATGAATTACCTTATGAAACTGATGGAGTTGTAATTAAAATAAATCAAGTTCAATATCAGGAAGAGTTAGGTTATACAGCTAAATCACCACGATGGGCTATTGCTTATAAGTTTAAAGCGGAACAGGTTACAACAATTTTAAATTCTATATCTTATCAAGTAGGAAGAACAGGAGCAATAACACCAGTTGCTAATCTTGAACCAGTACAATTAGCAGGAACCATTGTAAAAAGAGCTTCTTTGCATAATGCGGATCAAATTGCAAAATTAGATATTAGAATAGGAGATAGTGTTTTTGTTGAAAAAGGAGGAGAGATTATTCCTAAAATTATTGGAGTTAATTTAGAGGAAAGAAAATTAGAAAATCAACCTACAACTTATATAACGCATTGTCCAGAATGTAATACGGAATTAATTAGAATTGAAGGAGAAGCAAATCATTATTGTCCTAATTTTTATGGATGTCCACCTCAAATTATAGGAAGAATTCAACATTATATCTCTAGAAAAGCTATGGATATTGATGGTTTAGGAGGTGAAACGGTTGCTCTTTTATATAATGCAGGTTTAATAAAAAATTATGCAGATTTATATGAGTTAACTAAAGACCAAGTTATTCCACTTGAACGTATGGCAGAGAAGTCTGCTGAGAATTTAATTAACGGAATCGAAAAATCTAAAAGCATTCCTTTTGATAGTGTTTTATATGCTTTAGGAATTAGATATGTAGGAGAAACTGTGGCTAAAAAGCTAGCTAAACATTATAAAAATATTGATGCAATAGCTTCTGCAAGTTTAATGGATTTAATTCTAGTTGATGAAATTGGAGAAAAAATTGCAAAAAGTGTAGTCTTGTTTTTTGAAAATGAAATAAACATTGAAATTATAGAAAGGCTTAAAAGTAGTGGAATACAATTTGAATTAGATGAAAAATTAAATACGAATGTATCGGATAAATTATCAGGGAAAGTATTTGTTGTTTCTGGAGTTTTTGAAATTTATTCTAGAGACAATCTAAAAAAAGCAATTGAAGATAATGGAGGAAAAGTAGGAAGTTCAATATCCTCAAAAACAGATTATGTAATTGCGGGCGATAATATGGGACCAGCTAAATTAGAAAAAGCAAATAAGCTAGGAATACCAATTATTAATGAGCAAGAGTTTAATGTATTGATTAATGATTAAACTTAACGCATCTCTTTATTTATATATTTGTTCAGCAGTTTTATATGTTTTGTCAATTATAATGCAATGTGAAATGCTTACGTTGATTACAAAACCAATATTTATACCCGCTATTATTTTTTATTATTTTACACAAGAAGAAAATGAATTCAATTATTTGTTTGTAAAATCATTAGTGTTTTTTTTTATTGGAGAAATGTTCTTTTTAATAAATTTTAAGGATTGTTTTTTTGCAGGTTTATCATTTTTATTGTTTCCAAACTTTATAATAATTTATTTTATTTATGAAGATTTTAGGATTTTAATGAAAACTAGAAATTTAAAACAATTAGATGTAACATTAATTATGTTATCTTCTATTCTGTTTTATTTGCTATTCAATATCTTTAATTTATTAGAATTTGATTCAATATATGAATTTTTGTACTTCATGATTTTTGGAACTTCACTCCTTGTTATGACGGTTTTAACAGCAATTTTATTTATTTATTCTAGCTATAGGAAAAATACATATTTAGTTTTTGCAGTATTCTCATTATTAATGGCGCATTTGTTTCTTGTGCTAGATATGCAATTTTTAAATTTATTAACTTTTAAATATTTAAATGCTTTTTCTCAAACAATTGCATATTTATTTTATACTAAATATTTTTTAGAAAGAAGTATTTTAGAAAACAGGTTGAAAACCATTGATGGTTAAAATTTAAATGCTATATAGTTCCTAAATGTAGAAACTATATAGCATTTAAAAGAGTATAGAATATTTTTATGAAACTTATAGAATAATATTTCTAGTAGTATTATCGTGTTTTTTATTGTTAGACAAATAGAAGTCAATTCTACCAAGGTTAATTCCAAAACATCCAACTTGATTCACTAGTACTGCTTTTCCATCAACATTAGTTTCTATGACAGGTTTGTCTAAAAAAGTGTGACTATGACCTCCAATAATTAAATCAATATCTTTTGTTTGTTTTGCAAGTAATATATCGCAAACTTTATCAGGTTCGTTTCTGTAATTAAAACCAAGATGAGAAAGACAAATAACTAAATCACACTTTTTATCTTCTTTTAATATCCTAGTCATATCTTTTGCAACTTCAATAGGATTATTGTAGACTGTTTCTTTATATAGTTTTTTATCAACTAATCCGTCAAGCTCAACGCCTAATCCAAATATTCCAATTTTAATTCCGTCTTTTATAATTATTTTATAAGGTTTTACAATTCCATCTAATATAGTATTTGTAAAATCATAATTTGCTGAAACAAAGTCAAAGCTAGCATGTGGTAATTGTGCATGAAAACCATCAATTCCATTGTCAAAATCATGATTTCCCATTGTAGCTAAATCATATTTCATCATACTCATTAGTTTAAACTCTAATTCACCACCATAATAATTAAAATAAGGAGTTCCTTGAAAAATATCTCCAGCATCTAAAAGAAGAACATTTTTTTCTTCTTTTCTAATTTGTTCTATTACACTTGCTCTTCTTGCTGCTCCACCCATATTTGGATTTCTTGGATGATCCGCAGGAAATGGATCTATATGACTATGAACATCATTAGTGTGTAGAATTGTTATTTTTTTCTCCTCAATAGTTGAAAAACTACTTAATGATAATCCTCCAACTGTTAATAAAGCCGAACTGGCTGCTGTTTTTTGTAAAAAATCTCTTCTTTGCATTTTATAGGCTTTATTTTATGATAATTCTTTCTGTTGTTATATTAGGTAATGTATCTATTTTCTTAAAATAGTCAATAAATAAATTTCTTAACTTGTAATCAATATCATATTTTAATGAACTATCTCTAAAAAATGTCATGCTATCGCCACCACTAGCTAAATAATCAGAAGTTGCTACATAATATATTTTATTATCATCAATAGAGTGATTGTTTATTTTTATATCCATTACAGTATTTTCATCCTTATTTGTATAGATTGTTATACCTGCTAAAGGATGCGGTTTTTTTTCTTTTATAATATAATCAGCTAAAGCTCTTACTTCTTTACCTTTTAAACCAATAATCATAATACTATTTTCAAAAGGCATTATTTCGTAGGCAGTTCTAGACGTAACATTCCCTTTAGGAATAATAGCTCTTATTCCTCCATGGTTTAGTAAACAAAAATCAATATCTTTATTTTCTCTTTTAAGAAATATAGGCTTACTAAATGCTAAAGTTGTTTCTGCAAATAAGTTGCCAATATTAGTCTGCCATTTGCCTTTACTTTTTTCTTGATTTACAGGATTGTAAGCCAAAACACTGTCTAAATCTTTAGTAATGTGTTCTCTATAAGGTTGTATGAATTTTTCTATTTCAGTGTTACCAGCATAAGATTCATTGATGTTAATTCTTTTACCTTCAACTTCATATATATTAGATTTAGAAGTTTTACAAGAGACTATAAATAGGAATGTTAATAATATAACAAAATAACTATATTTTACTCTTTTCTTTTTTACATTTACCATCCTTTAAATAGGTTTAAATATTTATTTTTGTCGAACACGTAAAATTACTATGTTTTCTAGAATAATTAAGAGGTTTTTCCTAAAAAAAATAATTAAGAAAAGGTTATCTAAGTATAACCTAGATGTAACTAATGATAAAATTAAAACAATAGGTATTATTGTAGATACAACTTATTTTTTTGATAAAGAAAAGCTTATATCGGAAATTAAATCACACAGCAATCATTTTGAAGATATAAGAATGATAGCATATCGGGATAAAATAAAAAATAAAAGCGAAAATGAATCACTTTTTTTCTCCATGAAAGATATTACTATCACAGGAGGAATTGGTGCAAAGCATATTCAGGATTTTGTAGATTATCCTTTCGATTTGTTAATTAATTATTTTGATGAAGAAAAATTACCATTATTATTAATTGCAAAAAAATCAAAAGCAAAATTTAAAATGGGATTTTCAACAGTAGACAAAAGAATCCATCATTTTATGTTAGCCTTGGAAATGAAAAACTATAAAGAGTTTGTCTCTGAATTATTCAAATATTTAAAAATACTTAATAAAATATAACATGAAAAAGTTTGAAGGTACTGGTGTAGCACTAGTTACTCCATTTAAAGAAGATTTTTCAATAGATGTTGAAGCATTAAAAAGAATCGTAGATTTTGTAACCAAAGGCGGAGTAGAATATCTTGTTGTTTTAGGAACAACGGCAGAATCAGCAACTTTGTCTCAAGATGAAAAAGAATTAGTCATAAAGACTATTGTAGAAGCTAATGCAGGTAGATTACCATTAGTTTTAGGAGTAGGAGGAAATAATACACTGAAAGTAGTAGAAGAATTAAAATCAAGAGATTTGTCAAAATTTGATGCTATTTTATCTGTTTCACCATATTATAATAAACCAACGCAAGAAGGAATTTATCAGCATTTTAAAGCAGTTGCAGAAGCTTCATCAATTCCTGTTATTTTATACAATGTACCAGGAAGAACAGCAAGTAATGTATTGCCATCAACAATTATTCGTTTAGCAAATGATTTTAAAAATGTTATAGGTGTTAAAGAAGCAGCAGGAGACATTGTGCAAGCTATGCGATTGATTCAAAATAAACCAGAGAATTTTTTAATTATTTCTGGAGATGACATGATTACTCTTCCAATGGTTTTAGCAGGAGGTTCTGGAGTAATTTCAGTAATTGGTCAAGGTTTTCCAAAAGAATTTTCTGAAATGGTACGTCTTGGATTGCAAGAAAAAGGAAAAGAAGCTTATAAGTTGCATTATCTTTTAGCAGATTCAATCGATATGATTTTTGAACAAGGTAATCCAGCGGGAATTAAAGAAGTTTTTAAAACTCTTGGTTTATCAGAAAATACGGTTCGTTTACCATTAGTTAATGTAGATGAAAATTTAGCTAATAAACTAAAAAATTTTACGAAAAAAATAAGCTAAAAAAAGATTTCCATAGTATTTAAATTATGTCTAAATTTGCAGTTGCTTTTTTAGGTGTTAATTCATGTGTATTAAAAAAGTAAAAAAATAAAATCAATGAATAAATTTATCTGTTTCATCCTTATTATTATTTCACTTTCATCTTGTAGTGAATATCAAAAAGCTTTAAAAAGCGAAGATTTAGCACTCAAGAGTAAAACGGCAAATGATTTATATGAAAAAGGGAAATACACAAAAGCACTGCGTTTATATGAGCAGATAATACCAGCTTATAGAGGAAAGCCACAAGCAGAGCGTTTGTTTTATATGTTTTCAAAATCATATTATAATACTAAACAATATTATTTAGCAGGATATCAGTTTGAAAGTTTTGCATCAAGTTATCCTAAAAGTGAGAAAAGAGAAGAAGCTGCTTTTTTAGGAGCTGAATGTTTCTATAGATTATCACCTAGGTATAGTTTAGATCAAATTGATACAGAAAAAGCACTTTCTAAATTGCAAAAATTTATTGATACTTATCCCGATTCAGAATATTTACCAAAAGCAAATGAGTACGTTAAGGAATTAAGAGAGAAATTAGAAAAGAAAGCTTTTGAAATAGCGAAACAATATTATACTATTTCAGATCACCGATTAGAATATAATGCAGCATTGAAAGCTTTAGATAATTTTATTTCAGATTATCCAGGAACCCCTTTTAAAGAAGAAGCATTATTTTTAAAATTTAGCACGGCTTATAAATTAGCAATTAATAGTGTTGAATATAAAAAAGAAGATCGATTAAATCTTGCTAAAACAATGTACAATAGTTTTATTAAGTTTAATGCAGAATCACAATTTAAGCCAAAGGCTGACACAATGTTAGCGACAATTGACAAAGAATTACAACAATTTTCTAAATAAATTAAATCATGGATTTAAAAAAGACTACAGCTCCAGTTAACACAATCACTTATAATAAAAGTAAGATTGAAGAGCCAACAGGGAACGTTTATGAAGCTATAACAATTATGGCTAAGAGAGCAGGTCAAATTAATACCGAAATTAAAAAGGAATTAATTGAAAAATTAGAAGAATTTGCAACTTACAATGATAGTTTAGAAGAAATCTTTGAAAACAAAGAACAAATTGAAGTTTCAAAATTTTATGAAAAATTACCTAAACCTCACGCTTTAGCTGTTCAAGAATGGTTAGAAGGTAAAATTTATCATAGAGAAGCAAAATAATACATGAGTATGACTGTATTAAGTGGTAAAAAAATCTTGCTAGGAGTTTCAGGAGGAATTGCCGCTTATAAAACAGCACATCTTGTTAGACTTTTTATAAAAGCAGGTGCTCAAGTACAAGTTGTTATGACACCTGCTTCTAAAGATTTTGTTACACCTTTAACATTATCTACACTTTCTAAAAATCCCGTTCATTCTAGTTTTTACAACGAAGATGATGAAAATGCAATATGGAATAATCATGTTGAGCTAGCTCTATGGGCAGATTATATGCTTATTGCACCAGCAACTGCAAATACAATGTCTAAAATGGCAAATGGCAATTGCGATAATCTTTTAATTGCTACGTATTTGTCTTCTAAATGTCCAGTATACTTTGCACCAGCAATGGATTTGGATATGTACAAACATCCTTCTACATTAGAAAGTTTTAATAAATTACAAAAGTTTGGTAATACTATTATTCCAGCAGAAAGCGGAGAATTAGCAAGTGGACTTTCTGGAGAAGGAAGAATGGCAGAACCAGAAAATATAATATCTTTTATAGAAAAGGATATTACTTCAAAACTACCTTTAAAAGGGAAGAAAATTTTAATTACCGCAGGACCTACTTATGAAGCCATTGATCCAGTACGTTTTATTGGAAATCATTCTTCAGGAAAAATGGGATTTGATATAGCAAGAATTGCAGCTCATAATGGAGCTGAAGTAATTTTAGTAGCTGGTCCAACTCATTTGAAAGTAGAGCATCCTTTTATACATTTAAGAAGAGTGCAATCAGCACAAGAAATGTATGACGTTTGTCATGAATATTTTGAAGAAGTAAATGTAACAATAGCAGCAGCAGCAGTTGCGGATTATAGACCAAAAAATGTTGCACTTCAGAAAATAAAAAAGAATGATCCTACGTTTATAATAGAGTTAGAGAAAACAAAAGACATCTTAGCTTCTTTAGGAGAAAAGAAAAAAAATCAGTTTTTAATTGGTTTTGCATTAGAAACAGAAAATGAAATTGAACATGCAAAGCTGAAAATTCAGAAAAAAAACTTAGATTTGATAGTTTTAAATTCTTTAAATGATAAAGGAGCTGGTTTTGGTCATGATACTAATAAAGTTACCTTTATAGATAAACAGTTTATTGTTGAACCAATGAACTTAAAAAGTAAAGAATCTGTAGCTCAGGATATTATAAATAAAATTATTCAACATTATGATGCGTAACTGGTTAACTATATTTATTGTTGTTATTTCATTCCAAATGAATTTTGCACAAGAACTGAATGCTTCAGTATCAGTAAATGCTGAGCGAATGACCGATGTTAACCCTCAAATATTTAAAAATTTAGAGAAACAAGTTTCAGAGTTTTTAAATACAACAAAATGGACAAATCGTGAATACGAGCAAAATGAAAAAATTGAATGTAATTTTTTTATAAATGTTTCAGAATTCAATTCAAATAATATTTCAGCTACATTACAAATTCAATCTTCAAGGCCAATTTTTAATTCAACATATAGTTCACCAATATTAAATTTGAATGATAAAGATTTTAGTTTCAGATTCATAGAATTTGAGCAATTAATATTTGACCAGAATTCATTTAATTCAAACCTTACATCTGTTTTAGCATTTTATGTTAATATAATATTAGGTTTAGATATGGATTCTTACAGTGAATTAGGAGGAACAAAATATTTAGGAGTTGCATCAAATATTATGAATGTTGCACAATCTAGTGGTTATAAAGGATGGTCACAATCTGAAGGCAATAATAATAATCGTTATTTTTTAATTTCAGATATGCTTTCAAACACATATTCACCTTATAGAACATCGTTGTATGAATACCACTTCAAAGGATTGGATCTTATGGCAGATGATTTGAAAAAAGGGAAAGAAGGTGTTGCAAATTCAATTGAAACATTAGCTAAAATTCAAAAATCAAGACCAAATGCATTATTGACACGTACCTTTTTTGATGCAAAAACAGACGAAATTGTACAAATATTTACTGGTGGACCAATGACAAATAATGCAGCGTTACTAGAAACGCTTAATAGAATTTCTCCATTAAATTCTATTAAATGGAATAAAATTAGATAAAATCTTAAAATACACACAATACTATGCTTTTATCACTTTCGATAAAAAACTATGCATTGATAGAATCTTTAGAAATTGAATTTTCGAACCAATTTTCTATTATAACTGGTGAAACTGGAGCAGGAAAATCCATACTTTTAGGAGCATTAGGATTAGTTCTAGGAAATAGAGCCGACTTATCTGTATTGAAAGATAAAGAACAAAAATGTGTTATTGAAGCTGTTTTTTCTCTTTCAAATTATAATTTAGAACCTTTTTTTGTAGAAAAAGAATTAGATTATGAAGCGCAAACTATTATTAGAAGAGAGATTTTACCTTCTGGAAAATCGAGAGCATTTATAAACGATAGTCCGGTTAATTTAAATGAATTACAAGCTCTATCTGTTTTTTTAATTGATATTCATTCTCAACATGAAACACGTGAATTGTTAAATGAAGAATATCAATTCCAAATAGTTGATGCTGTAGCAAAAAATGAAAAGCGAATAATAAGTTATAGAAAAGGATTAAGCTTGTTAAACAAAACAAATAAAGAATTAACCAAACTTATAGCTGAAAAGGAGTCGCTTTCTAAAGAACAAGAATATAATAGCTTCCTTTTAGAAGAATTATTAGCAGCAAATTTAAAAGTAGAAGAACAAGCAGAATTAGAAGAAGAATTAGAGAAGTTAAGTAATGTTGAATTTATAAAAGAAAATATAGACAAAGCGCTTAGCTTGGCTAATGAAGAACAACTAGGAACAATTATTACCCTTAATGAAATTAAACAATCATTTCAGAAAATTGCAACATTTTCAAAAGAGTATAATGATTTTCATGAAAGAGTTACAAGTGTTTCTATAGAACTACAAGATATTATTGATGAATGTTACTCAAATTCAGAAAAAATAATTAATGATCCTGAACGTTTGGAACTTGTAAATACAAAATTACAAACGATTTATAGCTTACAAAAGAAACATCAAGTTACTACTATTGAAGAGCTATTAAAGATTCAAAATGATTTAGATTCAAAAGTTCTTAGAGCAGATGATTTAGACACAGAAATAGAGAATAAGAAGGGTGAGTTAGAAGAAATTAAAGAAAAAGTAAATCTAGTAGCTGAACTTATTACAAAGGCAAGAAATGAAGCGGCTCCAATTTTAGCTAAAAAAATAGAAACCATTTTAGCATTATTAGGAATGCCTGATGCAAAAGTCTTTTTTGAAATAAAAGAAACAGAAAGCTTTACAAAATTCGGAAAAGATGTTATCAATTTATTATTTTCTGCAAATAAAGGACTTCAATTAGGCGCTATAAAGAAAATGGCATCAGGAGGAGAAATGTCTAGAATAATGCTTGCTGTAAAAGCTGTTTTAGCTAATTATTCTAAATTGCCAACCATTATTTTTGATGAAATAGATACAGGAGTTTCAGGAGAAATTGCAAATAAAATGGGTGAAATTATGAAAGAGATGAGTAAGAATATGCAAGTTTTTGCCATTACACATTTACCTCAAATTGCAGCCAAAGGAAATCAACATTATAAAGTGTTTAAATACAATGTAAAAGATGATACCCTTTCTGAATTAAAGTTATTAAATAATGAAGAAAGAATTGTTGAAATTGCTGAAATGTTGTCAGGAAAAGATATTTCAGATTCAGCCTTAAATCATGCAAAAGCTTTGTTGAACTAATTTATAAACTTTATATTTGTTTCTTCAAATTATAAGTAAATAGTAGCTATAAAAGATTACCTTAATAGGTATAAATACACAACGATATGATAATAGAACCAAGAATGAGAGGTTTCATTTGTTTAACATCGCACCCAAAAGGATGTGAACAAAATGTAAAAAATCAAATAGCATATATCAAATCAAAAGGAATTATTGACGGTGCTAAAAAAGTATTAGTTATTGGTGCTTCAACAGGATTTGGATTAGCATCAAGAATTACAAGTGCATTTGGTTCAAATGCTTCAACAATAGGTGTTTTCTTTGAAAAAGCACCAAGTGAAGGTAAAACAGCTTCTCCAGGATGGTATAATTCTGCTGCATTTGAAGATGAAGCAAAAAAAGCAGGTTTATATGCAAAAAGTATTAATGGAGATGCTTTTTCAAATGAAGTAAAACAGCAAACATTAGATTTAATAAAACAAGACTTAGGTCAGGTAGATTTAGTTATTTATAGTTTAGCTTCACCAGTTCGTTTACATCCAGTAACAGGTGTTTTACACCGTTCTACATTAAAGCCTATTGGAGGAACTTTTACAAATAAAACAGTTGATTTTCATACAGGAAAAGTGTCAGATGTTTCAATTGAACCAGCAAATGAAGACGATATTGAAAATACAGTGACTGTAATGGGAGGAGAAGATTGGGCAATGTGGATGAAAGCTTTGAAAGATGCTGACTTATTAGCAGATGGAGC
It includes:
- the fabV gene encoding enoyl-ACP reductase FabV, with product MIIEPRMRGFICLTSHPKGCEQNVKNQIAYIKSKGIIDGAKKVLVIGASTGFGLASRITSAFGSNASTIGVFFEKAPSEGKTASPGWYNSAAFEDEAKKAGLYAKSINGDAFSNEVKQQTLDLIKQDLGQVDLVIYSLASPVRLHPVTGVLHRSTLKPIGGTFTNKTVDFHTGKVSDVSIEPANEDDIENTVTVMGGEDWAMWMKALKDADLLADGAQTIAYSYIGPSLTEAVYRKGTIGRAKDHLEATAFEIADELKSINGRAYVSVNKALVTQASSAIPVIPLYISLLYKIMKEEGIHEGCIEQIQRLYADRLFSGKELPLDDKGRIRIDDWEMRDDVQARIAKLWEEATTENLSEIGDLAGYKQDFLNLFGFGFDGVDYLAEANEMVQVSSIQ